A genome region from Setaria italica strain Yugu1 chromosome III, Setaria_italica_v2.0, whole genome shotgun sequence includes the following:
- the LOC101766057 gene encoding uncharacterized protein LOC101766057, whose product MGRAMRWLKKVLTGTKKEGERGRKEHSNAACASGGLGLGPPPVEKRRWSFAKPRHSMADGGRRPSVTAVAAGELSQVRPCNCGLEREVEAAVVIQKAFRGYLARKALRALKSLVKLQALVRGYLVRKQAATTLRRLQALMRLQARTASSRKSVEQERIGGARVKPVVHRRRLSDGGDNGFDRSPRIVEMDTCQLRCRSSRITSRYAADPPGASPLLYFQKPASRLLGQELEPPHPKTTHNTPRLGAFPGFPGSPASKSGRGATCRDAGGSPRYMADTASSVARTRWQSAPRQRQGEHAAAQGQVAEPRPSVRRSGSRKQARPQLQALESFSFKSSEASRVEDSELSDEVTRDYYLDRLW is encoded by the exons ATGGGGCGCGCGATGAGGTGGCTCAAGAAGGTGCTCACCGGCAccaagaaggaaggggagagggGCCGCAAGGAGCACAGTAATGCCGCGTGCGCCAGCGGCGGCCTCGGGCtcgggccgccgccggtggagaAGAGGCGGTGGAGCTTCGCGAAGCCGAGGCACAGCATGGCAGACGGCGGACGGAGGCCCTCGGtgaccgccgtcgccgccggggagCTGTCGCAGGTGCGGCCGTGCAACTGCGGCCTGGAGCGCGAGGTGGAGGCCGCCGTCGTGATCCAGAAGGCCTTCAGAGGGTACTTG GCGAGGAAGGCGCTGCGTGCTCTCAAGTCGCTCGTGAAGCTGCAAGCTCTGGTGCGTGGCTACCTCGTGAGGAAGCAGGCCGCCACGACGCTGCGCAGGCTGCAGGCGCTCATGAGGCTCCAGGCCAGGACGGCGTCGTCCCGGAAATCTGTTGAACAA GAGCGGATTGGTGGTGCGCGCGTGAAGCCGGTGGTGCACCGCCGCCGGCTGTCCGACGGCGGGGACAATGGGTTCGATCGCAGCCCGCGGATCGTGGAGATGGACACGTGCCAGCTCCGGTGCCGGTCGTCCCGGATCACGAGCCGGTACGCCGCCGACCCGCCGGGCGCCTCGCCGCTGCTCTACTTCCAAAAGCCGGCTTCGCGCCTCCTGGGGCAGGAGCTCGAGCCGCCGCACCCCAAGACGACACACAACACGCCCCGCCTCGGCGCGTTCCCGGGCTTCCCCGGCTCGCCGGCGTCGAAGTCCGGGCGCGGCGCCACGTGCCGGGACGCCGGAGGCAGCCCGCGGTACATGGCGGACACGGCCTCGTCCGTGGCGCGCACCCGGTGGCAGAGCGCGCCGAGGCAGCGGCAGGGCGAGCACGCGGCGGCGCAAGGGCAGGTGGCCGAGCCGAGGCCCAGCGTCCGGCGCAGCGGGTCCAGGAAGCAGGCGCGGCCGCAGCTGCAGGCGCTGGAAAGCTTCAGCTTCAAGAGCTCGGAAGCGAGCCGCGTGGAGGACTCGGAGCTCAGCGACGAGGTCACCAGAGACTACTACCTCGACCGGCTCTGGTGA